The Corynebacterium simulans genome contains a region encoding:
- a CDS encoding PepSY-associated TM helix domain-containing protein yields the protein MSISNHGAMSRLHKTAGVLIAPFLIVAALSGFFYALAPSIESVVYKNEIAASGSGEAHSLDEQIAAAQKVYPDLAVSKVQAFDDSEKNTRVLFADDALKSSSYAHAVFVDPVTLEIKGDLVQYGSSRALPLRSWLSEGHRRLWLGDAGRIYSELAASWLGALAIMGIYLWFKRRRKAGKMLTLHSKIGAWLLPGFVFLTITGLTWSLVAGENISTLREKMDWMQPKPAATAAADPHAEHHHHMDMTGDMDVMGGADALAAARSAGLTGILDMTPPSAETPAWTVTEARQDYKLSYDAIAVDPHTGEVVDRVDFKDWPLMAKVVPWLIQLHMGTLFGIYNQVALALLALGLLAVSVMGLWMWFSRPKRALQHLKLSSALVVGAVLYSIIAPLFGASLVLFFLVDWVVQRVKKAKQTEPRETQEGESIKQPV from the coding sequence ATGAGTATTTCCAATCATGGTGCAATGTCGCGCTTACACAAGACAGCCGGTGTCCTCATAGCACCGTTCCTCATCGTTGCAGCGCTGAGCGGGTTCTTCTACGCCTTGGCCCCCAGCATCGAGTCGGTGGTGTACAAGAATGAGATCGCGGCGTCAGGAAGCGGTGAAGCACACAGCCTCGACGAGCAGATCGCAGCAGCCCAGAAGGTCTATCCGGATCTCGCAGTAAGCAAGGTGCAGGCATTCGATGACAGCGAGAAGAACACCCGCGTGCTCTTCGCGGATGACGCACTGAAATCCTCCAGCTACGCCCACGCAGTGTTCGTGGATCCCGTCACGCTCGAAATCAAGGGTGACCTCGTGCAGTATGGTTCCTCCCGCGCGTTGCCGTTGCGCAGCTGGCTCTCCGAGGGGCACCGCCGCCTCTGGCTTGGCGACGCCGGCCGCATCTACTCCGAGCTCGCCGCTTCATGGCTGGGCGCACTGGCGATCATGGGCATCTACCTGTGGTTCAAGCGGCGTCGGAAGGCGGGCAAGATGCTCACCTTGCACTCCAAGATCGGCGCGTGGCTGCTGCCTGGCTTCGTGTTCCTCACTATCACTGGCCTGACCTGGTCCTTGGTTGCTGGTGAAAACATCTCTACCCTGCGCGAGAAGATGGACTGGATGCAGCCCAAGCCCGCAGCAACTGCTGCCGCGGACCCGCATGCCGAGCATCATCACCATATGGACATGACGGGAGACATGGACGTGATGGGCGGCGCAGACGCGTTGGCGGCCGCGCGTTCGGCCGGGTTGACCGGCATCCTCGACATGACGCCGCCTTCCGCGGAGACGCCAGCGTGGACCGTCACGGAGGCACGCCAAGACTACAAGCTGAGCTACGATGCTATCGCTGTCGACCCGCACACTGGCGAAGTGGTGGACCGCGTGGACTTTAAGGACTGGCCGCTCATGGCCAAGGTGGTCCCATGGCTCATCCAGCTGCACATGGGCACCTTGTTCGGAATCTACAACCAGGTTGCGCTCGCGCTTCTCGCGCTAGGCCTGTTGGCGGTCAGCGTCATGGGCCTGTGGATGTGGTTTAGTCGCCCGAAGCGCGCGCTCCAGCACCTGAAGCTCTCGTCAGCGCTGGTCGTGGGCGCGGTGTTGTATTCCATCATCGCTCCGCTCTTCGGCGCATCCCTGGTGCTGTTCTTCCTCGTGGATTGGGTAGTGCAGCGCGTTAAGAAGGCGAAACAGACCGAGCCACGCGAAACCCAAGAAGGGGAAAGCATTAAGCAACCTGTCT
- a CDS encoding alpha/beta hydrolase, whose product MTSIEQWQIGGQDRQLSEEEQLEQLYTYMQVHYPLPDFRPPWAGGGSPDADRYCALLPDRITQASMMVLGTAVDHALPGTKFTDGITQRDTEVGAIFEPTAPNGKWAVSLHSGGWWRGDGTALEMQWRPEVAAAAQLSGTTIIDVDYPLAPEHSVADMVESVNKAIAYAREQGAASVTVWGYSSGGALAALAPADALILTFPDFAALSNLPEEIRAGYELPNEYPRTLVQTAVQDEIAERVTIPGAETADYVSTHRISTPAVARQRIMDTADFLRSV is encoded by the coding sequence ATGACTTCGATTGAGCAGTGGCAGATTGGCGGCCAAGACCGCCAGTTGAGCGAGGAGGAGCAGCTGGAACAGCTCTACACCTACATGCAGGTCCACTACCCACTGCCGGATTTCCGTCCGCCGTGGGCTGGCGGCGGCTCGCCGGATGCTGACCGCTACTGCGCGCTTTTACCGGATCGCATCACGCAGGCTTCCATGATGGTCTTGGGCACTGCGGTTGACCACGCGCTGCCGGGTACCAAGTTCACTGATGGAATCACGCAGCGTGACACTGAGGTCGGCGCCATCTTCGAGCCCACTGCGCCGAATGGCAAGTGGGCAGTCTCCCTCCACTCCGGCGGCTGGTGGCGCGGTGATGGAACCGCGTTAGAGATGCAGTGGCGCCCCGAAGTTGCCGCCGCAGCACAGTTGTCCGGCACCACCATCATCGACGTGGACTACCCGCTAGCACCTGAACACAGCGTGGCTGACATGGTGGAATCCGTCAACAAGGCCATCGCTTATGCCCGCGAACAAGGTGCGGCTTCCGTGACCGTGTGGGGCTACTCCTCGGGCGGCGCCTTGGCTGCACTCGCGCCCGCCGATGCACTCATCCTTACTTTCCCCGACTTCGCCGCGCTTTCCAATCTCCCCGAGGAGATCCGCGCCGGCTACGAGCTGCCAAACGAGTACCCGCGCACACTCGTCCAGACTGCGGTGCAAGACGAAATCGCCGAGCGAGTCACCATCCCTGGCGCCGAAACCGCCGACTACGTCTCGACCCACCGCATCTCAACTCCGGCAGTGGCCCGCCAGCGCATCATGGACACCGCGGACTTCCTGCGCTCCGTCTAA
- a CDS encoding CG0192 family protein — translation MTKVAKLHPTAELSPTKAEIAAKHAHIDEIIGSYRAVDPDDEVGIEVLLGHDYAGNIVQFPVTYRAADNATNKPLCAMDHSVLGKRSVARAEDDPVAITQWVHLVQNEETSAAYSTGPQRFHAYGTGGLPGEIEFLPTLTVTPPEAGQLRVVDSETGTDYLAARLTRL, via the coding sequence ATGACGAAGGTAGCCAAACTCCACCCCACCGCCGAACTATCCCCCACTAAAGCCGAAATCGCAGCTAAGCACGCCCACATCGACGAGATCATTGGAAGCTACCGCGCAGTAGATCCTGATGACGAAGTTGGCATTGAAGTCCTCCTCGGCCACGATTACGCCGGCAACATCGTCCAATTCCCCGTCACCTACCGCGCCGCCGACAATGCCACCAACAAACCACTGTGCGCCATGGACCACTCCGTGCTCGGAAAGCGCTCGGTAGCCCGCGCCGAAGACGACCCAGTCGCCATCACACAATGGGTCCATCTTGTACAAAACGAGGAAACCTCCGCCGCATACTCCACCGGCCCACAGCGCTTCCACGCCTATGGCACCGGCGGACTACCTGGCGAAATCGAGTTCTTGCCCACCCTTACCGTTACCCCACCGGAGGCTGGGCAATTACGAGTAGTCGACTCCGAGACCGGAACCGACTACCTCGCGGCGCGTCTTACCAGATTGTGA
- a CDS encoding M13 family metallopeptidase — protein sequence MKDLYQFVNGPWLQSHVIPDDRGVDGTFHNLRDEAEELVHEIVKNDTGRPGALYASHLDTEGVNGAGMAPIDADLDHLTAADPQELAQRLGELEREGVGAPVTFWVEKDSGSEEAVAYVIQSGLGLPDEAYYREEAHAETLAAYEKHVAQMLGFLDPARLFGLGADVAATRIVGLEKELAAGHWDVVSTRDAVKTYNPMPFEELPELARAILSGGGLEAQRVVNMMPSYLEHFEMLFTADRMADWQLWATWHILLSRAPYLPEEVGKKNFEFYGTRLSGATTQRDRWKRAVGLAESLVGQEIGMVFVDQHFPPASKAEMDTLVDYLTAAYRERISQLEWMTPATRERALEKLAQFKAKIGYPDKWRDYSDLSFSSEGKDLVANVRAGNAWAHDFELRKIGKPADRDEWFSTPQTVNAFYNPVVNDITFPAAILRPPFFVPSAEGGDVSENFGAIGAVIGHEIGHGFDDQGSQYDGQGNLNSWWTEEDRAAFEKLTAKLVEQFNGRVPSVLEGTDSAGVNGSFTLGENIGDLGGLGIAVVAYKNYCADNGLDIAGQVAPFEVEDASPALYDAEYNGLQRLFLSWARVWRTAIRPEMATQYLAIDPHSPAEFRCNLIAANVAEFYEAFEVEKDSPFYLAEEDRVTIW from the coding sequence ATGAAAGATCTCTACCAATTTGTCAACGGACCATGGCTACAATCCCACGTCATCCCCGATGATCGGGGCGTTGATGGCACCTTCCACAACCTGCGTGACGAGGCGGAAGAGCTCGTGCACGAGATTGTTAAAAATGACACTGGGCGCCCGGGCGCGCTCTACGCATCGCACCTTGATACCGAGGGCGTAAATGGTGCAGGCATGGCGCCAATTGACGCCGACCTCGACCACCTCACCGCAGCCGACCCTCAAGAGCTGGCGCAGCGCCTCGGCGAACTCGAGCGCGAGGGAGTCGGCGCCCCGGTGACCTTCTGGGTGGAAAAGGATTCCGGTTCCGAGGAAGCCGTGGCCTACGTCATCCAGTCTGGCCTGGGCCTGCCGGACGAGGCTTATTACCGCGAGGAAGCGCATGCGGAGACGCTGGCTGCATATGAAAAGCACGTGGCGCAGATGCTGGGCTTCCTCGATCCTGCCCGCCTGTTCGGCTTGGGCGCCGACGTTGCCGCCACGCGCATCGTGGGTTTGGAAAAGGAGCTGGCTGCCGGTCATTGGGATGTCGTTTCCACGCGCGATGCCGTGAAGACTTATAACCCGATGCCTTTCGAGGAGCTGCCGGAGTTGGCACGCGCCATCCTTTCAGGTGGTGGCCTGGAAGCACAGCGCGTTGTGAACATGATGCCTTCCTACCTCGAGCACTTCGAGATGCTTTTCACCGCGGACCGCATGGCAGATTGGCAGCTGTGGGCCACCTGGCACATCCTGCTGTCCCGCGCGCCGTACCTGCCGGAAGAGGTGGGCAAGAAGAACTTCGAGTTTTACGGCACCCGCCTTTCCGGTGCTACCACTCAGCGTGACCGCTGGAAGCGCGCCGTGGGCCTAGCGGAGTCCCTGGTGGGCCAGGAGATTGGCATGGTCTTTGTGGACCAGCACTTCCCGCCGGCATCTAAGGCGGAGATGGACACCCTGGTTGATTACTTAACCGCTGCTTACCGCGAGCGCATCTCCCAGCTCGAGTGGATGACTCCGGCAACGCGTGAGCGCGCGCTGGAGAAGCTTGCCCAGTTCAAGGCCAAGATTGGATACCCGGATAAGTGGCGCGACTACTCCGATCTGAGCTTCAGCTCTGAGGGCAAGGACCTCGTGGCCAACGTCCGCGCGGGCAACGCGTGGGCACACGACTTCGAGCTGCGCAAGATTGGCAAGCCCGCGGACCGCGACGAGTGGTTCTCCACCCCGCAGACGGTCAACGCTTTCTACAACCCGGTGGTCAATGACATCACCTTCCCGGCCGCCATCCTGCGCCCGCCATTCTTTGTCCCTTCCGCTGAGGGCGGCGACGTATCCGAGAACTTCGGCGCAATCGGCGCGGTCATCGGCCACGAGATCGGCCACGGTTTCGATGACCAGGGCTCGCAGTACGATGGCCAGGGCAACCTGAACTCCTGGTGGACTGAAGAGGACCGCGCGGCATTTGAAAAGCTCACCGCGAAGTTGGTGGAGCAGTTCAACGGCCGCGTGCCTTCCGTTCTGGAAGGTACTGATTCCGCGGGCGTCAATGGCAGCTTCACCCTGGGTGAGAACATCGGTGACCTGGGTGGACTGGGCATCGCAGTGGTGGCTTACAAGAACTACTGCGCGGACAACGGCCTCGACATCGCTGGCCAAGTGGCCCCTTTCGAGGTGGAGGACGCATCTCCTGCGCTTTACGACGCCGAGTACAACGGCCTGCAGCGCCTCTTCCTGTCCTGGGCGCGCGTTTGGCGCACCGCAATCCGTCCGGAGATGGCCACCCAGTACTTGGCCATCGATCCGCACTCCCCGGCGGAGTTCCGCTGCAACCTTATCGCGGCGAATGTGGCGGAGTTCTACGAGGCCTTCGAGGTAGAGAAGGATTCTCCGTTCTACCTGGCCGAGGAAGACCGCGTCACAATCTGGTAA
- a CDS encoding PrsW family intramembrane metalloprotease: MSKLFRNSLWVLLALGMVSIMANLISYLLIAPALVVPSVLIGGAYVALVLFLLRLSPMFPARGWVWAALLWGGGTAVSMALLSSTPLMTLASSFGWQAATMSWAGAYPEEISKATGVFFILLSFRQLNRPWHGWVVGATVGLGFETLENVLYSVVGGTMHPLSDWTGMFQMWGLRLIAGPALHVLLTALAGWGIGWALFSANKTVWWRLGSIFGFLLLAFGLHFCWNYLPENTTLMPVQYVLVGLVLYPLNIYLVYRGNKFAREDTTYSVMHAGTAVSKRKN; this comes from the coding sequence ATGAGCAAACTCTTCCGCAACTCGCTGTGGGTACTACTGGCTCTGGGCATGGTGAGCATCATGGCTAACCTAATCAGCTACCTGCTGATTGCTCCTGCTTTGGTGGTACCCAGCGTGCTCATCGGCGGCGCCTACGTGGCCCTCGTCCTCTTTTTGCTTCGCCTAAGCCCCATGTTCCCGGCGCGCGGATGGGTCTGGGCGGCGCTCCTGTGGGGTGGCGGTACCGCGGTGAGCATGGCTTTGCTCTCCTCTACTCCGCTGATGACGCTGGCGTCATCCTTCGGGTGGCAGGCCGCCACGATGTCGTGGGCGGGTGCCTACCCAGAGGAGATTTCCAAGGCCACCGGAGTCTTCTTCATTCTTTTGTCATTCCGGCAGCTCAACCGGCCGTGGCACGGCTGGGTCGTGGGCGCCACCGTGGGCTTAGGCTTTGAGACCCTCGAGAACGTGTTGTACAGCGTCGTCGGCGGCACGATGCACCCGCTTTCTGACTGGACCGGAATGTTTCAGATGTGGGGTCTGCGCCTCATCGCGGGTCCGGCGCTGCACGTCTTGCTCACCGCGCTGGCGGGTTGGGGAATAGGCTGGGCGCTATTCAGCGCGAACAAGACAGTCTGGTGGCGCCTGGGCTCCATCTTTGGCTTCCTTTTGCTAGCCTTTGGCCTGCACTTTTGCTGGAACTACCTGCCGGAGAACACCACGCTGATGCCAGTGCAATACGTGCTGGTGGGGCTGGTGCTCTACCCACTGAACATCTACCTGGTCTATCGCGGCAACAAGTTCGCGCGGGAAGACACCACATACAGCGTGATGCATGCTGGCACCGCGGTCAGCAAGAGAAAGAACTAA
- a CDS encoding MGMT family protein: protein MKDKVEEVAEVVRRIPAGNVSTYGEVAKAAGCHARYVGWVMKKVPGLPWWRVVRADGTSHAPERSILRWEAEGITHKDGRVSMRRHGLDARDLEGLIG, encoded by the coding sequence ATGAAAGACAAGGTAGAGGAAGTAGCGGAGGTCGTTCGGCGCATTCCGGCCGGCAACGTCTCTACCTACGGGGAAGTGGCTAAAGCGGCGGGCTGCCATGCCCGCTACGTGGGCTGGGTGATGAAGAAGGTCCCCGGCCTGCCCTGGTGGCGCGTGGTGCGCGCCGACGGCACCTCGCACGCGCCTGAGCGCTCAATCCTACGCTGGGAAGCCGAAGGAATTACTCATAAAGACGGCCGCGTAAGCATGCGTCGCCATGGATTAGATGCCCGCGACTTGGAAGGGTTGATCGGTTGA
- a CDS encoding VOC family protein, translated as MPAFEAEVGMPYWIDLTTSEPRKSVNFYEQVLGWEVDSANEYRVGRVQGLPIAGFIPQPEQASMPDTWVTYFLSKDIDGDCARAEQLGGRVLAPAMQVQLGHMALLVDVAGGMFGLIQPAGTDQFVAGGEPGTPVWHELTATTSYQQALDFYGELFNWEVRGGDAYATAEEEGAPFAGFWNAEGQFPPQVPSFWQTYLGVRDLEAAAAKAVELGGEVIREPWDSPFGRLCLLADSTGATVTLAEVEDAPEEEPRESDDVLNLDF; from the coding sequence ATGCCCGCTTTCGAAGCTGAAGTAGGCATGCCCTACTGGATCGACCTGACCACCTCTGAGCCGCGGAAATCCGTGAACTTCTACGAGCAGGTGCTGGGCTGGGAAGTTGATTCCGCTAACGAGTACCGCGTGGGCCGCGTGCAGGGCCTGCCGATTGCCGGCTTCATTCCGCAGCCCGAGCAGGCTTCCATGCCGGATACGTGGGTGACCTACTTTTTGAGCAAGGACATCGACGGCGATTGTGCGCGTGCGGAGCAGCTTGGCGGCCGCGTGCTGGCGCCGGCAATGCAGGTGCAGCTGGGCCATATGGCGCTGCTTGTCGACGTCGCGGGTGGCATGTTTGGCCTCATCCAACCGGCGGGCACGGACCAGTTCGTGGCCGGCGGCGAACCGGGCACGCCGGTCTGGCACGAACTGACTGCCACTACCAGCTACCAGCAGGCCTTGGACTTCTACGGCGAGCTGTTTAACTGGGAGGTCCGTGGCGGCGATGCTTATGCCACCGCGGAGGAAGAAGGCGCGCCTTTCGCCGGCTTTTGGAACGCGGAGGGCCAGTTCCCGCCGCAGGTGCCGAGCTTCTGGCAGACCTACCTCGGCGTGCGTGATCTCGAGGCGGCTGCTGCCAAGGCAGTAGAGCTTGGCGGTGAGGTTATCCGCGAGCCGTGGGATTCGCCTTTCGGGCGCCTATGCCTGCTGGCTGATTCCACCGGCGCTACGGTCACTCTGGCCGAGGTCGAGGACGCGCCGGAGGAAGAGCCGCGCGAGTCGGACGACGTTCTCAACCTCGACTTTTAG
- a CDS encoding RNA-binding S4 domain-containing protein, which produces MLEVSIKGDSIKLGQFIKLASLVGTGGEAKEFITQGEVQVNGEVVTQRGATLHPGDEVSIAGTSARVAAADEDEDDYFDEATADDDFDPEKWRNM; this is translated from the coding sequence ATGTTAGAAGTCTCAATCAAGGGCGATTCCATTAAGCTCGGCCAGTTCATCAAGCTGGCCTCCCTCGTGGGTACCGGCGGTGAAGCAAAGGAGTTCATCACGCAAGGCGAGGTCCAGGTCAATGGGGAAGTGGTGACCCAGCGCGGCGCCACCCTGCACCCCGGCGACGAGGTGAGCATCGCTGGCACCAGTGCCCGTGTGGCCGCAGCAGATGAGGACGAGGACGATTACTTCGATGAGGCCACAGCAGACGATGACTTTGATCCGGAGAAGTGGAGGAACATGTAA
- a CDS encoding alpha/beta hydrolase family esterase, giving the protein MRKYLLIALCLGLSACSHVDEPGRGRYDYPADMETASEKAELPSQGATQTGHYRTIELPSGRSFIAHVPDNYDAAQPAPVVMVFHGYNSDPATIFQDTELYEANAITLFPAGIGEAWAPAPYAQTSLGEDFALVDDTLAWVKQNYNTDGRVFAAGFSNGGGFVRALACNRQLDGAATVSAANYDAVDENCGGKPTPYFAVHGTADVVINYGGGTAHGGHYRGVEETMAEVAEDNACDPFPAEHREDAVTRFTWGSCAVPTVNYKIKGGTHTWNGGVTDRSGLVPHDWATNSILDFFKVEYPGKVPSR; this is encoded by the coding sequence GTGCGCAAGTATCTTTTAATAGCGCTGTGCCTAGGCTTGAGCGCGTGCTCGCACGTCGATGAGCCGGGGCGCGGCCGCTATGATTATCCCGCGGACATGGAAACGGCCTCGGAAAAGGCCGAGCTTCCTTCCCAGGGCGCAACGCAGACCGGCCACTACCGCACGATCGAGCTGCCCAGCGGCAGAAGCTTCATAGCGCACGTACCTGATAACTATGACGCAGCGCAGCCCGCGCCGGTGGTCATGGTCTTTCATGGATATAACAGCGATCCCGCGACCATCTTCCAGGACACTGAGCTCTATGAGGCCAACGCCATCACGCTCTTTCCTGCGGGTATTGGGGAGGCTTGGGCGCCTGCGCCTTATGCGCAGACTTCCTTGGGGGAAGACTTCGCTTTGGTGGATGACACCTTGGCCTGGGTTAAACAGAATTACAACACCGATGGCCGCGTCTTTGCCGCAGGCTTTTCCAATGGCGGCGGTTTCGTGCGCGCCCTAGCCTGCAACCGGCAGTTGGACGGCGCCGCCACGGTTTCCGCGGCGAACTACGATGCCGTGGATGAAAACTGTGGAGGAAAGCCCACCCCTTATTTTGCGGTGCACGGCACTGCCGACGTCGTTATTAATTACGGTGGCGGCACCGCCCACGGTGGCCACTACCGCGGTGTGGAGGAGACCATGGCGGAAGTCGCCGAGGACAATGCCTGCGATCCTTTCCCCGCCGAGCACCGGGAAGACGCAGTCACCCGCTTTACGTGGGGTTCCTGCGCGGTGCCCACAGTGAATTACAAAATTAAGGGCGGCACGCACACCTGGAACGGTGGCGTAACGGATCGCAGCGGGCTTGTCCCGCACGATTGGGCAACCAACTCCATTTTGGACTTCTTCAAGGTTGAGTATCCCGGCAAGGTGCCTTCTCGGTAA
- a CDS encoding YbjQ family protein produces MIFTTTNNVDGHEITEYIRVIAGETVTGINFLKDLGASFRSFTGGRSAGYEEEAVKAREAALNELWNRGQELGADAVVGISFDYSPMGQANDMLMVTATGTAVKLRAL; encoded by the coding sequence ATGATTTTCACCACCACCAACAACGTCGATGGTCACGAAATCACCGAGTACATTCGCGTCATTGCGGGTGAGACGGTGACCGGCATTAACTTCCTCAAGGACTTAGGCGCCTCCTTCCGCAGCTTCACTGGCGGCCGCTCCGCTGGCTATGAGGAAGAGGCAGTCAAGGCCCGCGAGGCAGCGCTTAACGAGCTGTGGAACCGCGGCCAGGAGCTGGGCGCCGACGCCGTCGTGGGCATCAGCTTTGATTACTCGCCTATGGGCCAGGCCAACGACATGCTGATGGTCACCGCCACCGGCACAGCAGTAAAGCTGCGCGCTCTCTAG
- a CDS encoding DUF2218 domain-containing protein, which yields MSNSTARVSTDRPARYGKQLASHFSAKIDAHWDPETETGRCVFERENTRGTLDLAVEPNILLLNVEADSESIKSVEHVVARHLVGFGKKDDLKVEFTRADGTPGVYFSVADLPPERR from the coding sequence ATGAGCAATTCCACCGCACGCGTTTCAACCGATCGCCCGGCACGCTACGGCAAGCAGCTGGCATCGCATTTCTCTGCCAAGATTGACGCCCACTGGGACCCAGAAACCGAAACTGGCCGCTGCGTCTTCGAGCGCGAAAACACCCGCGGTACCCTCGACCTTGCTGTTGAGCCCAACATCCTCCTCCTCAACGTCGAGGCAGACTCAGAAAGCATCAAGTCCGTCGAGCACGTTGTGGCCCGCCACCTCGTGGGCTTTGGCAAGAAGGACGACTTGAAGGTCGAGTTCACCCGCGCCGACGGCACACCGGGCGTGTACTTCAGCGTCGCTGATCTTCCCCCAGAACGCAGGTAG
- a CDS encoding LysE family translocator: MTLAALVSLLGVWVAMIVAPGPDVVQVIRVAPRSMRAGIMCALGICTGIVVWLTASLAGLSALIAARPSLLGLLQLVGGGFLLWMAYGSIRSGLTQRRSALNSARSTSQDSAESAGSFDEEHIEQAVSTGDVEDITAGRAYKLGMLTNLSNPKALVFFGAVFAQFIRPDMGLEWTVFIAIILTVVSVAWFSTFALIVRAAARFLTKYSAHLDIGSGLIFGALGCVMIYEGILALVR, translated from the coding sequence ATGACTTTAGCTGCATTAGTTTCGCTGCTAGGAGTGTGGGTGGCGATGATCGTCGCTCCCGGCCCTGATGTAGTGCAGGTCATCCGCGTCGCCCCGCGGTCCATGCGTGCCGGAATCATGTGTGCGCTGGGCATCTGCACCGGCATCGTCGTCTGGCTCACCGCCTCCCTGGCAGGGCTATCTGCTCTTATCGCCGCTCGCCCCAGTCTGCTCGGTTTGCTGCAGCTGGTGGGCGGGGGCTTCCTTCTCTGGATGGCCTATGGCTCTATCCGCTCGGGCCTGACGCAACGGCGCTCTGCCCTTAACTCTGCCCGCAGTACTTCACAGGACTCAGCGGAAAGCGCGGGAAGCTTCGATGAGGAGCACATCGAGCAGGCAGTGAGCACTGGCGACGTCGAGGACATCACCGCTGGCCGCGCCTACAAGCTGGGCATGCTCACCAACCTTTCCAACCCGAAGGCGCTTGTCTTCTTTGGTGCCGTCTTTGCCCAGTTCATTCGCCCTGACATGGGGCTTGAATGGACCGTGTTCATCGCCATCATCCTGACTGTGGTCTCCGTGGCGTGGTTTTCTACCTTCGCGCTCATCGTCCGCGCGGCGGCGCGTTTCCTCACGAAGTATTCGGCCCATCTCGATATCGGCTCGGGCCTCATCTTCGGCGCCTTGGGCTGCGTGATGATTTATGAGGGAATACTCGCGCTGGTTAGGTAA